A genomic segment from Epinephelus fuscoguttatus linkage group LG17, E.fuscoguttatus.final_Chr_v1 encodes:
- the si:rp71-45k5.2 gene encoding forkhead box protein H1, which produces MQNRTEKFGAQLPLFAPASSSQRGLLRKSTTYLAKIAVVLQDAPANMLTFTQLMDRLAPLISEDRKSVENNIRVCLSSNKCFVKIPVVPDSLDSKRNYWKLDHSQITAKMVRRHFKGILHLFPELASKVETENTSRPSERCSALHSPEPAACRAVQVKCEVKFSSPFSIESLLKRDSPSAQASRASLCRVPVRAEQQPRSTHRPHGTKRSFSWDSEEPLLLQASAGSSPICSAGGSTHRGLTANGAAQPIKRMHVCSQSSFPVCTRASAAPYFTSPHSGYITYSVPAFTHDALRFRL; this is translated from the exons ATGCAGAACAGGACTGAGAAGTTTGGAGCTCAGCTGCCTCTCTTTGCTCCAGCCAGCAGCTCTCAGCGAGGTCTGCTCAGGAAGAGCACCACCTACCTGGCTAAGATCGCTGTCGTCCTCCAAGACGCTCCAGCCAACATGCTCACTTTCACTCAG TTGATGGACAGACTGGCACCATTAATCTCTGAGGACAGAAAATCTGTTGAGAACAACATCAGAGTCTGTTTATCAAGCAACAAATGTTTTGTCAAG attCCAGTGGTCCCAGATTCTCTGGACAGTAAGAGAAACTACTGGAAACTGGACCACAGTCAGATCACGGCAAAGATGGTGCGTCGTCACTTCAAAGGCATCCTGCACCTCTTCCCTGAGCTGGCCTCCAAAGTGGAGACGGAGAACACCAGCAGACCATCAGAGCGCTGCTCAGCTCTCCACTCTCCTGAACCTGCAGCCTGCAGAGCTGTTCAGGTCAAATGTGAGGTGAAGTTCAGCAGTCCTTTCTCCATTGAATCCCTCCTGAAGAGAGACAGTCCCTCTGCTCAGGCCTCCAGAGCTTCTCTGTGCAGAGTGCCGGTCAGAGCGGAGCAGCAGCCTCGCTCCACACACAGACCACATGGGACAAAGAGGAGCTTCAGCTGGGACTCTGAGGAGCCTCTCCTCCTTCAAGCTTCAGCTGGAAGTTCCCCCATCTGCtcagcagggggcagcacaCACCGTGGACTCACTGCTAATGGAGCTGCTCAGCCCATCAAGAGGATGCATGTGTGCTCTCAGTCCTCATTCCCTGTCTGCACAAGAGCCAGTGCTGCTCCTTATTTCACCAGCCCACACAGCGGTTACATCACTTACTCTGTACCAGCATTTACCCATGATGCTCTCAGGTTTCGTTTGTGA